The DNA window CAGATTTTGTCAACGAAAAATTTGGTGTTGGAAGTGTATGCGAAGCAGCGGCTCTTAAAAGTGCAGGAGCGAAATCAAAACTGGTTATAAGAAAAACAACATCATCAGGAGTTGCGGTTGCAGTGGCGGTTTCAGGGACACCAAAAACTTTTTAACCTAAATGATATAAACCAGATTGAATATAAACATTATTCTGTATTCTTCAGGAATTCAGCAGGGAGGACCCAACATGAGTAACGAAACATTTGATCGCGTTTCTGAAATTTTAAAACACATTATGGAAGATAATAGTGTCCCAAGGAACATCAGAAGGGCCGCAGAGGAATCAAAGGAGATCCTCAACAATCCAGATGAGGACAGTACAGTAAGGGCTAGCACAGTCATATCGATTCTGGATGAGATAAGCAATGACCCCAACATCCCGATACATGCAAGGACACTGGTATGGGAAATACTCAGTGAACTTGAATCCATAAGGGAATAAATCTCTGTTTTTATATCTTGTTTGTTTGAACAATTTCTTTGGGGATAAATTTCTGTTTTTTATATCTTGTTTGTTTGAACAGTTAATTTAACTATTTCATGGATTTCAGGACCTCGGCGATGAACCGGGTTTTTGCCAACTCCTCAATGAACTCTGCAAGCAGGAGGGCTTCCTTAACGGTTTCACCGGCACATACCACACCGTGGTTTTCAAGGACAGCCGCATTTTCATTCACCATACTCTCTGCACAGGCAGCTGCAAGTTCCCTGCTCCCGGGGGGATAATATGGTACCACAGGAATCTTCCCATGGCCCATGCCTCTGAAGCCCTCCATTTTCTCAATTTCAATACCTGCAACTGAAAATGCCCTGGCATATGGTGAGTGTGTGTGCACCACACCATTGACATCAGGTCTCCTCCTGTAGACCTCAAGATGGAGTTCCAGCTCTGAGGATGGTCTCCCGCCCCTCAGCATATTCCCTTCAAGGTCAACCATTGCAACATTTTTAAGTGTCACCTGGTCAAGGGGGACCATTGTGGGTGTTATGAAAACCCAATCATCCACCCTTGCACTCACATTCCCTCCAATACCAGATACAAGGCCCCTCCTGTAGAGGTGAACCGAAACATCAACAACATCCCTCAGCGGATTCAAGGAATCACCTGCCTGGACTAATTGAACTCCAGAAGCTTCATTACCCCCCTGTTAAGCACCGGGACCTGGCCACATGTTGGGACAATGTTGTATATCTTCTGGAACTCCGTCTGCGACTGGAATGTACCTGAATTTATAAGGTGAATGCCCTTGTATTTTTTGTATGCGTTTATATGGACATGTCCAGTGTGAAGGATATGGGGGACATCATCAATCACAAGGTGGTCCTCTATCTCAGATACAAGCGGGGTCCTCTCACCGTATATTGGTGCGAGGTGTCTCTTCTCAAGGAGTTCCTCCATTATGAGATCAGATCTTTCATGTGAAAGCCCATTCACGCTCATGGCCATGTCATCAAAGCTTCTGCCATGGTATATGAGGGTTTTTATACCGTCAAGACTAACCATGGACGGGTTACTCAAAAATTCAACATTTTTGAGGCTGTAGAGTGGCTCCGCATATTCCTCGGGTATTGCTGGCTGGGGCTCAGCGATCCTTGATGCATCGTGGTTTCCAGGGATCATCACGATCTTTATGTCATCCCTTATATCTCCAAAAAGCCTTGCGGCCTCCTCATACTGCTCATTGATATCTTTTATGACGAGTTCCTTTTCCTGTCCCGGGTATATACCGATACCATCAACAATATCACCTGCAACCACCAGGTACTTAATGTCAGCCGCGATATTCATCTGTTCCTCTGTCCCAAAGTCACCATTTATCCATTTAATGAACCTGGTGAATGCATCTTCAAGGAATGTCTCGCTTCCTATGTGAACATCGGATATGAAAGCAACAGAAAAGTCCATTTCTTTCTCCTGTATCCTGGGAACCCCTGGATGGAAGATCTCAGAGGCCACCACAAATCTCCCCTTTTTCGCACCCTGAACACCTATCACCTCATCCCTCACCAGTTTCTCGGATTTTTCAAACAGTTTATGGTTTTCATTGTGAACCACCACTGTTATTTCCCCGGTTTCATCCTCCAGTTCAAGCATTCTGTGGTTATTCTTTGTGGTTCGTATCTCATTTATGATCCCTATGATGCTCACAGCGTCGTCCCCGCCACGAAGATCAGCAATGGGCACATGACTCTTAAGTTCAGGGCGTCTTTTAAGGAGATCCCTCAGGCAGCTGAATCTGCTGTTGAAGTAGGAGATCATGTCACCTATCTCCCCGCTGGTGTATGATCTCTTACTGGTGTCTGTGATAACCCTGAAGTCAAAGTCCCTCTCCCTTGGAACATTGATTGGACCCCTCGCCTTTATTTCCGCGGGGTTATCTATTTCCTCAGTAACCTCAAATAGGTCATCAAGCATCTCAGAGGTCAGGAGAGTGAATTTACCCCCACCATTCTTCTTTATCTTAACTATAATCTCTGAGGAAGCTGTTGAAGGGTCATCCATTTCCTTCAACCTGAAATATGCGTTATCCTCTATTAAAATTCCTTCCCTTGCGAATTTTCCTATTATTTCATTCATTTCAATCATTCACTGCGGTTAAACTGGTGCCTGAGAAATCTTTAAAATGGGTTCACAGTTAAATATTTCATTGAGTTCATATATTCTTTATCGAAATACTAGTTTACCCTTTGGGTCCATTCACAGAAAAAAGGTGATGCATTGCCAAGGATCATTAAATTATTCCTGTTCCTCATAATATTCCTGGCCTTCTTTGAGGCTGGGCTCATAAGTTCATACACACTTGTAACGTCCAAACCACCGGATGTGGAAAAACTTATTGAAATGCAGATAGACACCGTGTCTTCATTCCTGGATTCCGGCAAGAATATAACCTCCACCATCACTGGAGGGCCTGAGGAGATACGGATAATAAACAATGCAGATGTTGCAGATGCCCTTAAAGCCCGCACAGGCCTTGATGGAATAAACATCCGGTCCCTCAATGCAACAACAACAGAGGACACATCACTTGAGAACATCAATATCAACATAACAGCGACAGGATACCGTGAAAACCAGACAGGAAGCGGTCAGATAGTAATAAGGCCAACCGAGCAGTTCACTGTAACTGCAGCTGCAAGGGCTGAAACGAGGTCATCAGGGGTATGGGTTGATATCAGAACCCTTAGAATCATTTCAGTAACCAGGATTTACTGAGCATCACTTAGGAGGGTAAATTCAGGCAGTTTTTGGATATGCCGCTGCATTGGCTCCACATCAATAAGCTCCTGATTCACTGAAGGTGTTTTCATGATAAGGATAATAGGACTTGGACCCACAAGGGAGGATATAACAGTAAGGGCCCTCAGGGCTCTTGAGGAATCCGATGTTGTCATAGGATATGCGAGGTACATAAAACAGATAGAGGACCTCCTGGAGGGCAAGGAGATAATAAAAAGCGGAATGGGATCTGAACTTGAGAGAGTGGAAAAGGCCATTGAGAAACACCTTGAAGGTCTAAATGTTGCACTGGTGAGTTCAGGAGACCCTGGTGTCTATGGGATGGCCAATGTATTCTTTCAGATATTTGATAAGTATTCTGGGCTTGAATTTGAGGTTATACCTGGCGTGACCGCGGTCAACTATGCAGCATCACAGCTGGGGGCACCACTCCATGACTTTGCAGTTATAAGTCTAAGCGACATCCTCACACCCCTATCAGAGATAAGGATGAAGATAAGGGCAGCTGCAGAGTCGGGACTTGTAATAGCCCTTTATAACCCCCTGGGAAAGAGGAGGAAGAAACCCTTCAGGGAGGCACTTGAAATACTGAGATCTGAACTTGAACCAGAAACGCCAGTTGGCGTGGTTAGAACCGAAAATGGAAGTCCACAGGTGAGTATTCTGGCTCTTGGAGATCTAGACGAATCCCTTGTGGACATGTCCACCACCATAATAGTTGGCAACGTTACAACCTACACAAGGGATGGCTACATGATCACACCTCGCGGATACGCGGTTGAGGTCCCACTCCATGAACTTGCAAGGAAGTTCTATGAGGAGAATCCATGCGGCAAAGATTCAGGTCCTGATGAGAAATGCGACTTTTACCCCTGCCATTTTAAGGGTCAGAACTGTGCATTCTGTTACTGTCCATTCTATCCGTGCGGTGATGGATCCACAGGGGGCTACTGGATACGTGATAAGGGTGTATGGAGCTGCCAGGACTGCAGATGGATACACACCGACGAGGCTGTTGAGTGCATCAGAAGGGGTCTCAGGCGTCTGATTTCAGAACCAGATGATCTAACCGATAGGAAGAAGGAGCTTCTCAAGCTTCGAAGGGAGTGCCTTATGGTTTCATCGAGAGATGACTCCATCTGAAGAACCAATTTCACCGCAGCAAGATATTTATTCAAAGTCACCCAATATCAGTTCAGCAGCCCAGGAGGATGAAAGTTGTCCAAAAGTGTTAAGGATATTCTCATCGAAATGAAGAACCTTTCGGAGTTGATGGTGGATCTTGCATACTCTGCACTCCTGTTTAACAGCAGGGACGCGGCAGAGGAGGTCATAAAACTTGAAAACAAGGTTAACAGGCTTAACTATGAGATAAAAAAGGAGTCACTTCTTGCTGCAAGATCTGTTGAGGACGCCGAAAAACTGACAGCCCTTCTTGAGGTGGGCGAGGCAGCTGAAAGCATTGCAAACTCTGCCAAGGACATCGCTGACCTGGTGTTAAAGGGAATCAAACCTCACCCTGTATTCAAGATGGTCATGGAGGAGTCAGATGAGATAATAGTCAGGGTGACGATTGATGAGGGATCAGAGCTGGCAGGGAAATCACTGGGAGACCTTTTACTTGCAACAAGAACGGGTATGAGGGTTATAGCCATCAGAAGAGGCGAATCCTGGATTTATGGACCTGACAGAAACACGGTACTTGCAGAGAACGATACCCTTATTGCCAAGGGGAACGAAGCAGGCTCAGAACTCTTATTTGCCCTTGCAAAGGGTGAGATGACCCTTGAGGATATAGGGTGTAGCATAGAATAGTCCAGAGATGATGTGAATGTTAGCAGGTGAGATCAATGAGGATAACAGGAAGATTACTGAGGACGACTCGGCTCATACTTCAATCCCTGCTAACATTTACCGTCAATTTATCCATAATTGCCTCAAGGGGATTTATCAGAGCATTTAATCTGTTCAGAAGTTTCGGAAGCTTTTTCAGGGGTTCTAAGAGGGTTATAGGGGAAAGCTTCGTCGCACTCTTTATATGTGCCCTGGGGGACCTTGTGGCAGGTATATTCCTGGGTAAGATGTCTCCCCTCCTGGAGTCATATCCGGGTCTACTTGTACTGATACCTGGCGCCATAGGCATGAGGGGTAACATCTTCGGTGCCCTGGGTTCACGTCTCGGTTCAGGTCTGCATATAGGTACCCTTTCACCGGAACTTCGAAAATCAGATGTCCTTACAGAGAACATTGAGGCCACCATCATACTGACCGTGGTCATGTCAATTTTCCTTGGATTCATGGCCTGGGTATTCTGCCACATCTTTGGATTTCGAAGCATGGGAATAATGGATTTCATTGTTATCTCTGTGGCTGGGGGCATAATATCAGGGGCTGTTCTCCTCCCGGCAACCGTCCTCATATCCCTCAAGAGCTATGAGAATGGCTGGGACCCTGATAACGTCACAACACCCCTCATAGCAGCTTCAGGTGACCTTTTCACGCTCCCATCCATATTCGCTGCACTGGCGATCCTTGAAGCTGTAAAGAATGGTATTTTTGAATGGGTGCTCTTTTTCCTGTTTATCCTGATGGGTGCTCTGGGCCTTGCAATGGGAATTAAGGGTCAGTATAACCTCAGAAGGATCATAAGACAGAGTGTGCCAGTACTTCTCCTCTGCTCGGCCCTTGGAACCACTGCAGGTATAGTCCTAAACAGTAAACTATCATTTATACTTGATAACCCTGCAATCCTTGCACTGGTGCCACTGTTTTCAGGTGAAAGCGGAGACCTTGTAAGCATACTCGGAGCAAGGCTTTCTTCCGGGCTCCACTCAGGTATAGTCCCCGCAACCCTCAGGCCTCATGGGGAGGCCCTCAGAAACTTTGGAATAATATCCGTGCTGTCACTGATCATATATCCAACCATTGGGCTTCTGGCCCATGTTGTGAGTGTTTCACTTGGTATAGGGTCCCTTGGCCTTGAGAGGATGGTTCTTATAAGTTCACTTGCAGGGTACCTTCTGACTCCATTCCTTCTCCTGGTGGGCTTTTATCTGAGCTCGGCATCCTACAGACTTGAACTGGACCCTGACAACATAGTCATTCCCCTATCGACCAGCATGACAGACCCAGTGGCAAATACATGTCTTGTAATAGCCATAATAGCAGTTATAGGGATCTGAATCACCATGAAGACTTCAGAACCATGTAATAACTGCTAGCAGGAGCTCTGAGTCAGTATGGGGATATGAGGATCTGAAGGGAGCATGGCTGGATCTCAAAGTAATCGGGTTTCGGCGGGCAATCCATTCCAGAGCGGGGAAGGCCAGCAATTATTACACCTCCTCCACAGCCATGTAAGTGGATCCATACCACGCCCTGCCCTGTTAAATTCAGTCTCAAACTTCCGGAGCGGATTTTTATTTCTTCATTGCTTCTGTTGCAGTCTCTGTCAACGATGAATGATCCGCTGGAGCCATCTGATATGAGGTAGTAATCCAGTGAGTCATTAACGCGAAAATTCATGCAGGTCCAGTTTTCACCATGACCCGAGGGACATATGCATTCACTTCGCCTGATAACATAATCTGATAGGAAGTTGCAGTTGACGGTTCTTCTGAATACGTATATTTCGTCCCCAATCACTTCATCTCCAATAATTATGGGGCTTATTCTGTCGTTGAGGGGATGGAGCACAATTCTCACATGAAACCACCGGAATGCCCTTTCAAGTAATTCCGGTTTTGACCGAAGTTTCATGAGTTTTTCATAGGATATAACTCCCCTTTTACCTGGGACGGCAATTCCAGGATACCTGCAGGTGCCTGGAGGAAGTTTCTCCCAGTTGACAGGATCACCTGGTGTATTTATGAGAATATCCACTGCAGCAGCATTTTTCTCCCTGAAGTACGCCTCCCTGAATTTTTCATCCAGACGGGTCTCCTGCACATCCATGAGCTCTGCAGATATACCTACAATCATGGTTACGATGATGAGGGAGAGCAGAAAATCTGTTGAGAATATCAATGCACCACACCGTACTTTTCTCCATGTGCCCTGTCAAGGTATAGGATGAGTCCTGATGCATTGTGGGGTTCTCCGTTGTAGGGGGCTGTGAATAGAACGTGGTCAACGGATACCGGGGCCTCCTCAGAATTTCCTGAGGGTATTATGAAGGTTTCAAGGCCCAAGTGTGGGCACGAGGTTTTTCCCTCCAGCCTGCAGAGGTAGCAGGACCCATCATGGCTCTCATGGTAGTATCCATTTATGAGGCAGGCATAGAGGGCAACGCTGGATCCATGGCTGATGTAGGGTTCATAGGGACACCTTTTTATTATGAAAGGACCGGAAGCCCCCTCATAGGCTTCTCTGTTCCCTGAAGAAAGGTAGTCCCTGAGGCTCCCACCATACTCTATTGACGTTTCATTGTGCTGCAACCTCCCAAGAACCCTGAAGGGCAGGGGATCAGGCAGGCCCTCAACAGACACCCTTACCGAAAGGTTCTCAGTGTGGTGAATTTCACCTGACCTAATATCAACAGTGGAGTTAACCTCAATAAAGAATGGATCATCGGATGCCCCCTCAACCGAATTCACGCTACAGCTCACATTCATATTGCTGTGGACGGTACATAACCTATCAATGCGTTCATCTACCCTTTCCCTCACGAGGGCCCTGGAGTCCAGATCTGAAGGAAGCGTACCGTTTATGGCCTCATGCGCAGTTTCATTTAGAACTTCCCCTGTTATCACTGGGATGCTGTCCCTTATGTCCCACAGGGCCCCTGTCATACTCTCAGATAGGGCCCTATCAGCACTTCTTTCCACCGATGAATCATCGATGCTGAGTATCATGAGGGCGAGTATCACGGTCGGAACCATGAGAAGAAGACTTAGACCTCCCATCACATATCCTCCATCATCCATTGTATCACCGGATTAAAATTAATTATTACTAACATAAAAATATTACTGAAATGATATTAAGTTAATATTAACAGTTCTGGTGCTTTAATGGCGACCTAAACCATTTAGAAAGAGAAAAAAGGCCAGATTATTCCATGGATCAAGTCAGGGGTAATAAGAATCTTTATTACTCCCATGGGAGCACAATGGATTTAAATATCCGCGGACCATATGATTTAATTATAATGAATCAAGATAGATAATGAAAACCGATTACATTTACGGAGGTCATATCATGACAGAAACCGTTAGGACATGGCGCCATATACCCCAGCGCTACAATCTTACAGGTTCAAAATGTCTCCAGTGCGGGAATGTTTTCTTCCCAAGCAGAATAATATGCCCTGAATGCAGGCGTAAAGGTAAGCTTGAGGACTTGAAGTTCAGCGGGAGGGGAAAGATACACAGTTATTCCGTGATAAACACCCCAACCGATGAGTTCAAGGATATAGCCCCCTACGTGGTGGCCATAGTTGAACTGGAGGAAGGTGCGAAGATAACAAGCCAGATTGTTGACTGCGACCCTGATTCAATAGAGATAGGTGACGAGGTCGAAATGGTATTCCGCAAGGTGAGAGAAGAGGGTGAAGATGGGGTGATATCATATGGATTCAAATTCAGGCCAAAAAACTAGGATAGGTGTTCTTCTTGTGGGGCATGGAAGCCGCCTGCCCTACGGTGAGGAGGTTATAAACGGTATAGCAGATATCTACAGAAAGGAGGTTGACCATCCTGTTGCAGTGGGATTCATGAACATATCCAGGCCATCAATACCAGAGGCCATAAATGAACTTGCAGCTATGGGCGTTGAAAAGATCATTGTTACTCCAGTATTCCTGGCCCATGGGGTCCACACCAAACACGACATACCACACATTCTGGGTCTTGATAATGGCGCTGAGCATCACCACCATCACCATGAACATGAGCATGAGGAATTTGAATTCGATGGTGAGATAGTCTACACCGAGCCCCTCGGGGCAGATCCACGAATTGCTGAGATAATCAGGGACAGGGTTAAATCAGCCATTTAAGGGTAAATGCCCAATTTATTTTTGATAAAAATGTCTCCTGATAGAATATCATCCCTTGGCGAGAAGAAACTCATCTCAAGGATAATATCAAGATCAGCCTCATTTTTCAAACCCTCAGAGCTTCTCGGTCTTGGAGACGACGCCGCACTACTTGATATGGGGGAGGAGTATCTTGCCCTGACATCAGACCTTTTAATTGAAAGCAGGCACTTCCCCCCTAAAATGAACCATCACGATATGGGATGGAAGACAGTTACAGTGAACATGAGTGACCTGTCTGCAATGGGTGCTGTACCGGAGGGCTTCATGCTCTCCATAGCCCTCCCTGACCTTGACCTGGAATCCTTCGACTCCCTCATAAGCGGCGTCCTGGAGGCGTGCAGCCACTATGGGGCGCCATTGATTGGGGGGGATACCAATGAGGGGGATGAGATAATAATGGGGGGCACAGCCATTGGAAGGGTCAGGAAGGACATTGTGATGATGAAGTCCGGCGCCAGGCCAGGGGACCTCATTGCGGTGACAGGCCCCCTTGGGCTTGGAGCTGCAGGCACCGAACTTCTTCTATCAGGAGCAGATACTGCTGGATTTGAGGCCGTGGTTGAAAAATCCCTGAGGCCCGTTGCAAGGGTTGAAGAGGCATCCAGAATGGCGAAGTCTGGGCTTGTGTCTTCGGCCACAGACATAACCGATGGCCTCATAAGTGAACTTGGCGAGCTCATGGACGCCAGCGGGGCCGGCATGAGGATTCATGAGGTGAAGTTACCTGTACCCACAGAGGTGTTTGAGGCATCATCCCTCCTTGGAGTGGATCCACTGGAATTCGCCCTGTACTACGGGGAAGATTTTGAACTTGTTTTCACCGCACCACCTGATGCAATGGAGGAACTCTCCAGAATAATGGAAGTACACATCATAGGTGAGGT is part of the Methanothermobacter sp. K4 genome and encodes:
- a CDS encoding UPF0147 family protein is translated as MSNETFDRVSEILKHIMEDNSVPRNIRRAAEESKEILNNPDEDSTVRASTVISILDEISNDPNIPIHARTLVWEILSELESIRE
- a CDS encoding class II aldolase/adducin family protein, with amino-acid sequence MNPLRDVVDVSVHLYRRGLVSGIGGNVSARVDDWVFITPTMVPLDQVTLKNVAMVDLEGNMLRGGRPSSELELHLEVYRRRPDVNGVVHTHSPYARAFSVAGIEIEKMEGFRGMGHGKIPVVPYYPPGSRELAAACAESMVNENAAVLENHGVVCAGETVKEALLLAEFIEELAKTRFIAEVLKSMK
- a CDS encoding DNA-directed DNA polymerase II small subunit — encoded protein: MNEIIGKFAREGILIEDNAYFRLKEMDDPSTASSEIIVKIKKNGGGKFTLLTSEMLDDLFEVTEEIDNPAEIKARGPINVPRERDFDFRVITDTSKRSYTSGEIGDMISYFNSRFSCLRDLLKRRPELKSHVPIADLRGGDDAVSIIGIINEIRTTKNNHRMLELEDETGEITVVVHNENHKLFEKSEKLVRDEVIGVQGAKKGRFVVASEIFHPGVPRIQEKEMDFSVAFISDVHIGSETFLEDAFTRFIKWINGDFGTEEQMNIAADIKYLVVAGDIVDGIGIYPGQEKELVIKDINEQYEEAARLFGDIRDDIKIVMIPGNHDASRIAEPQPAIPEEYAEPLYSLKNVEFLSNPSMVSLDGIKTLIYHGRSFDDMAMSVNGLSHERSDLIMEELLEKRHLAPIYGERTPLVSEIEDHLVIDDVPHILHTGHVHINAYKKYKGIHLINSGTFQSQTEFQKIYNIVPTCGQVPVLNRGVMKLLEFN
- the cobJ gene encoding precorrin-3B C(17)-methyltransferase — its product is MIRIIGLGPTREDITVRALRALEESDVVIGYARYIKQIEDLLEGKEIIKSGMGSELERVEKAIEKHLEGLNVALVSSGDPGVYGMANVFFQIFDKYSGLEFEVIPGVTAVNYAASQLGAPLHDFAVISLSDILTPLSEIRMKIRAAAESGLVIALYNPLGKRRKKPFREALEILRSELEPETPVGVVRTENGSPQVSILALGDLDESLVDMSTTIIVGNVTTYTRDGYMITPRGYAVEVPLHELARKFYEENPCGKDSGPDEKCDFYPCHFKGQNCAFCYCPFYPCGDGSTGGYWIRDKGVWSCQDCRWIHTDEAVECIRRGLRRLISEPDDLTDRKKELLKLRRECLMVSSRDDSI
- a CDS encoding potassium channel family protein translates to MKNLSELMVDLAYSALLFNSRDAAEEVIKLENKVNRLNYEIKKESLLAARSVEDAEKLTALLEVGEAAESIANSAKDIADLVLKGIKPHPVFKMVMEESDEIIVRVTIDEGSELAGKSLGDLLLATRTGMRVIAIRRGESWIYGPDRNTVLAENDTLIAKGNEAGSELLFALAKGEMTLEDIGCSIE
- a CDS encoding magnesium transporter — translated: MRITGRLLRTTRLILQSLLTFTVNLSIIASRGFIRAFNLFRSFGSFFRGSKRVIGESFVALFICALGDLVAGIFLGKMSPLLESYPGLLVLIPGAIGMRGNIFGALGSRLGSGLHIGTLSPELRKSDVLTENIEATIILTVVMSIFLGFMAWVFCHIFGFRSMGIMDFIVISVAGGIISGAVLLPATVLISLKSYENGWDPDNVTTPLIAASGDLFTLPSIFAALAILEAVKNGIFEWVLFFLFILMGALGLAMGIKGQYNLRRIIRQSVPVLLLCSALGTTAGIVLNSKLSFILDNPAILALVPLFSGESGDLVSILGARLSSGLHSGIVPATLRPHGEALRNFGIISVLSLIIYPTIGLLAHVVSVSLGIGSLGLERMVLISSLAGYLLTPFLLLVGFYLSSASYRLELDPDNIVIPLSTSMTDPVANTCLVIAIIAVIGI
- a CDS encoding Zn-ribbon domain-containing OB-fold protein, whose protein sequence is MTETVRTWRHIPQRYNLTGSKCLQCGNVFFPSRIICPECRRKGKLEDLKFSGRGKIHSYSVINTPTDEFKDIAPYVVAIVELEEGAKITSQIVDCDPDSIEIGDEVEMVFRKVREEGEDGVISYGFKFRPKN
- the cfbA gene encoding sirohydrochlorin nickelochelatase — translated: MDSNSGQKTRIGVLLVGHGSRLPYGEEVINGIADIYRKEVDHPVAVGFMNISRPSIPEAINELAAMGVEKIIVTPVFLAHGVHTKHDIPHILGLDNGAEHHHHHHEHEHEEFEFDGEIVYTEPLGADPRIAEIIRDRVKSAI
- the thiL gene encoding thiamine-phosphate kinase gives rise to the protein MSPDRISSLGEKKLISRIISRSASFFKPSELLGLGDDAALLDMGEEYLALTSDLLIESRHFPPKMNHHDMGWKTVTVNMSDLSAMGAVPEGFMLSIALPDLDLESFDSLISGVLEACSHYGAPLIGGDTNEGDEIIMGGTAIGRVRKDIVMMKSGARPGDLIAVTGPLGLGAAGTELLLSGADTAGFEAVVEKSLRPVARVEEASRMAKSGLVSSATDITDGLISELGELMDASGAGMRIHEVKLPVPTEVFEASSLLGVDPLEFALYYGEDFELVFTAPPDAMEELSRIMEVHIIGEVIGSPSIEMVDKHGDTYKLHVRGYEHLHP